In the Pseudomonas orientalis genome, one interval contains:
- the acnB gene encoding bifunctional aconitate hydratase 2/2-methylisocitrate dehydratase, with protein MLEAYRKHIEERAALGIVPQPLNAEQTAGLVELLKNPPAGEEEFLVDLITNRIPPGVDEAAYVKAGFLSALSKGEATSPLIDKKRAVELLGTMQGGYNIVTLVELLDDAELAPVAAAQLKHTLLMFDAFHDVAEKARNGNEHAKGVIQSWADGEWFRNRPTLADKISLRVFKVTGETNTDDLSPAPDAWSRPDIPLHALAMLKMAREGIVPDEQGKTGPMKQIEEMRGQGFPIAYVGDVVGTGSSRKSATNSVLWFFGDDVPYVPNKRAGGFCFGSKIAPIFYNTMEDAGALPIEFDVSNMNMGDVIDLYPHAGKVCKHGTDEVITTFEMKTPVLLDEVRAGGRIPLIIGRGLTDKARAELGLGPTDLFKLPEAPVDTGKGFTLAQKMVGKACGLPEGKGVRPGTYCEPKMTTVGSQDTTGPMTRDELKDLACLGFSTDLVMQSFCHTAAYPKPIDVTTHHTLPDFIMTRGGVSLRPGDGIIHSWLNRMLLPDTVGTGGDSHTRFPMGISFPAGSGLVAFAAATGVMPLDMPESILVRFKGKMKPGITLRDLVHAIPYYAIQAGLLTVEKKGKKNAFSGRILEIEGLNDLTLEQAFELSDASAERSAAGCTIKLSKDSVTEYLNSNITLLRWMIGEGYGDARTLERRAQAMEAWVANPELMEADADAEYAEIIEIDLAEINEPILCAPNDPDDARLLSSVAGEKIDEVFIGSCMTNIGHFRAAGKLLEQVKGQLPTRLWLSPPTKMDAHQLTEEGYYGIYGKAGARMEMPGCSLCMGNQARVEPNSTVVSTSTRNFPNRLGDGANVYLASAELAAVASTLGRLPTVEEYMGYAAKLDTMASDVYRYLNFDQIAEFRKIAASANIPVIQA; from the coding sequence GTGCTTGAAGCCTACCGCAAACATATCGAAGAGCGTGCCGCCCTGGGTATCGTTCCCCAGCCGCTTAACGCCGAACAAACCGCAGGCCTGGTCGAGCTGCTGAAAAATCCTCCGGCTGGCGAAGAAGAATTCCTCGTTGACCTGATCACCAACCGCATTCCGCCAGGCGTTGACGAAGCTGCCTACGTCAAGGCCGGCTTCCTGTCCGCCCTGTCCAAAGGCGAAGCCACCTCCCCCCTGATCGACAAAAAGCGCGCGGTTGAACTGCTTGGCACCATGCAAGGCGGCTACAACATCGTGACGCTGGTCGAGCTGCTGGACGACGCCGAGCTGGCGCCTGTCGCGGCCGCCCAGCTCAAGCACACCCTGTTGATGTTCGACGCCTTCCACGACGTGGCGGAAAAAGCCCGCAACGGCAACGAACACGCCAAGGGCGTGATCCAGTCCTGGGCTGACGGCGAGTGGTTCCGCAACCGCCCTACCCTGGCCGACAAGATCAGCCTGCGTGTGTTCAAGGTTACCGGCGAAACCAACACCGACGACCTGTCCCCCGCGCCGGATGCCTGGTCACGTCCCGACATCCCGCTGCACGCCCTGGCCATGCTGAAGATGGCCCGTGAAGGCATCGTGCCGGACGAGCAAGGCAAGACCGGCCCGATGAAGCAGATCGAAGAGATGCGCGGCCAAGGCTTCCCGATCGCCTACGTCGGTGACGTGGTCGGTACCGGTTCCTCGCGTAAATCCGCGACCAACTCCGTGCTGTGGTTCTTCGGCGACGACGTCCCTTACGTGCCGAACAAGCGCGCCGGCGGCTTCTGCTTCGGCAGCAAGATCGCTCCCATCTTCTACAACACCATGGAAGATGCCGGCGCACTGCCAATCGAGTTCGACGTCTCCAACATGAACATGGGCGACGTGATCGACCTGTACCCCCATGCTGGCAAAGTCTGCAAACACGGCACCGACGAAGTCATCACCACCTTCGAAATGAAGACCCCGGTGCTGTTGGACGAAGTGCGCGCCGGCGGCCGTATCCCGCTGATCATCGGTCGCGGCCTGACCGACAAGGCCCGTGCCGAACTGGGCCTGGGCCCTACCGACCTGTTCAAGCTGCCTGAAGCACCTGTCGACACCGGCAAGGGCTTCACCCTGGCGCAGAAAATGGTCGGCAAGGCGTGCGGCCTGCCGGAAGGCAAAGGCGTTCGCCCTGGCACCTACTGCGAACCGAAGATGACCACCGTGGGCTCCCAGGACACCACCGGTCCGATGACCCGTGATGAACTCAAAGACCTGGCATGCCTGGGCTTCTCAACCGACCTGGTGATGCAGTCGTTCTGCCACACCGCGGCCTATCCAAAGCCGATCGACGTGACCACCCACCACACCCTGCCTGACTTCATCATGACCCGTGGCGGTGTATCGCTGCGTCCAGGCGACGGCATCATCCACAGCTGGCTGAACCGCATGCTGCTGCCGGACACCGTGGGTACCGGTGGTGACTCCCACACCCGTTTCCCGATGGGCATCTCGTTCCCGGCCGGTTCCGGCCTGGTGGCGTTCGCCGCTGCCACTGGCGTAATGCCACTGGACATGCCGGAATCGATCCTGGTGCGCTTCAAGGGCAAAATGAAGCCTGGCATCACCCTGCGTGACCTGGTGCATGCCATTCCTTACTACGCGATCCAGGCTGGCCTGCTGACCGTAGAGAAGAAAGGCAAGAAAAACGCCTTCTCCGGCCGTATCCTGGAAATCGAAGGCCTGAATGACCTGACGCTGGAGCAGGCGTTCGAGCTGTCCGACGCCTCGGCCGAACGTTCGGCTGCCGGTTGCACCATCAAGCTGTCCAAAGACTCCGTCACCGAGTACCTGAACTCCAACATCACCCTGCTGCGCTGGATGATCGGCGAAGGCTACGGCGATGCACGCACCCTGGAACGTCGCGCCCAAGCGATGGAAGCCTGGGTGGCCAATCCGGAGCTGATGGAAGCCGATGCCGACGCCGAATACGCCGAAATCATTGAGATCGACCTGGCGGAAATCAACGAGCCGATCCTCTGCGCACCGAACGACCCGGACGACGCCCGTCTGCTGTCCAGCGTTGCCGGTGAGAAGATCGACGAAGTGTTCATCGGCTCGTGCATGACCAACATCGGTCACTTCCGCGCGGCCGGCAAGCTGCTGGAGCAGGTCAAGGGCCAGCTGCCAACCCGTCTGTGGCTGTCGCCGCCGACCAAGATGGACGCTCACCAACTGACCGAAGAAGGCTACTACGGCATCTACGGCAAGGCTGGCGCGCGCATGGAAATGCCGGGCTGCTCGCTGTGCATGGGTAACCAGGCACGCGTAGAACCGAATTCGACCGTGGTATCGACGTCGACCCGTAACTTCCCGAACCGTCTGGGCGATGGCGCCAACGTCTACCTGGCTTCGGCCGAGCTGGCGGCAGTGGCTTCTACCCTGGGTCGCCTGCCGACCGTCGAGGAGTACATGGGTTACGCGGCGAAACTGGACACCATGGCCAGTGACGTCTACCGCTACCTGAACTTCGACCAGATCGCCGAGTTCCGCAAGATCGCGGCAAGCGCCAACATCCCGGTGATTCAAGCTTGA
- a CDS encoding DUF1289 domain-containing protein: MPNQTIKTPCVGLCSTVYGDLVCRGCKRFHHEVIQWNGYNEEEKRAVWLRLEQLLVQVMAGKVEVFDPKMLRGQLEQRKIRFVPHQSEYCWAYQLIARGARVINNLEAYGMVLLPEFRDWALPQLRDAIDREFFILSEAHYQRYIAPGFLKDAFAG; the protein is encoded by the coding sequence ATGCCCAACCAAACCATCAAGACCCCCTGCGTCGGCCTGTGCTCCACGGTCTACGGCGATCTCGTGTGCCGTGGCTGCAAGCGCTTTCACCATGAGGTGATCCAGTGGAATGGCTATAACGAAGAAGAGAAACGCGCGGTCTGGCTCAGGCTTGAACAGTTGCTGGTGCAGGTGATGGCCGGCAAAGTCGAGGTTTTCGACCCCAAGATGCTGCGTGGGCAGTTGGAACAGCGCAAGATTCGCTTTGTGCCGCATCAGTCCGAATATTGCTGGGCCTACCAGCTGATTGCGCGCGGGGCGCGGGTGATCAATAACCTGGAGGCCTACGGCATGGTGCTGTTGCCGGAATTTCGCGATTGGGCGCTGCCGCAGCTGCGTGACGCCATTGACCGGGAGTTCTTTATTCTGTCCGAGGCCCATTACCAGCGCTATATCGCACCGGGCTTCCTGAAGGATGCATTCGCTGGCTGA
- a CDS encoding universal stress protein, whose product MQAIRSILVVIEPEHSESLALKRAKLIAGVTGAHLHLLVCDRKHEHSALLSLLKSGLQEDGYSVSTEQAWNDSLHETIIEVQQAEGCGLVIKQHVPDSPLKKALLTPADWKLLRYCPTPVLLVKTATPWAERVILAAIDVGNTDSEHRSLHNAIIDHGFDIASLAKAQLHVISAHPSPMLSAADPTFQLRETIAARYREQCKAFQAEFDVNDAHLHIEEGPADVLIPFAAHKWQAAVTIIGTVARTGISGALIGNTAEVVLDAVESDVLVLKPQTLMDHLEELATKS is encoded by the coding sequence ATGCAAGCCATCCGCAGCATCCTGGTGGTCATCGAGCCCGAGCATTCCGAAAGCCTGGCCCTCAAGCGCGCCAAGCTGATCGCCGGGGTCACCGGCGCGCACTTGCATCTGCTGGTCTGTGACAGAAAGCACGAGCATTCGGCGCTGCTGAGTCTGCTCAAGTCCGGCCTGCAGGAGGATGGGTATAGCGTCAGCACCGAGCAAGCCTGGAACGACAGCCTGCACGAAACCATTATCGAGGTGCAGCAGGCCGAAGGCTGCGGGCTGGTGATCAAGCAGCACGTTCCCGACAGCCCGTTGAAAAAGGCGCTGCTGACCCCGGCGGACTGGAAACTGCTGCGCTACTGCCCAACGCCCGTGCTGCTGGTCAAGACGGCAACGCCCTGGGCCGAGCGGGTGATTCTGGCGGCCATCGACGTGGGCAATACCGACAGTGAGCACCGCTCGCTGCACAACGCCATCATCGACCACGGTTTCGATATCGCCAGCCTGGCCAAGGCGCAATTGCATGTCATCAGCGCACATCCATCGCCGATGCTGTCGGCGGCGGACCCGACCTTCCAGCTCAGGGAAACCATCGCGGCGCGTTATCGCGAGCAATGCAAAGCCTTCCAGGCCGAATTCGACGTGAATGATGCACACCTGCATATCGAGGAAGGGCCGGCGGATGTGCTGATTCCCTTCGCGGCGCATAAATGGCAAGCGGCGGTCACTATCATCGGCACCGTGGCGCGTACCGGGATTTCCGGGGCGTTGATCGGCAATACGGCGGAAGTGGTGCTCGATGCGGTGGAAAGCGACGTGCTGGTGCTCAAGCCGCAGACACTGATGGATCATTTGGAAGAACTCGCCACCAAGTCCTGA